The following proteins are co-located in the Paracoccus saliphilus genome:
- a CDS encoding arylsulfatase, with product MNQPNIVLILNDDMGYSDIGCYGGEVETPNLDRLAQNGLRYSQFYNTARCSPSRASLMTGLHPHQTGIGVLTYSIGPEGYVGNLVDECITIPELLKSRGYRTYMSGKWHVAADLEKPNGAWPTERGFDEFYGTVIGAGSFYHPNTLTRGLENVEHEAVGNPEFFYTDAISDQAADYVRGHKAAHADQPFFMYVAYTAPHWPLHAHDEDIARYKGRFDAGWDRLREERLDRLVRAGLIDASWQLTDRDPSQPPFEEAGNKEWLCRLMEVYAAQIDRMDQGIGRILEALEQNGQMDNTIIVFLSDNGGCAEDIPEDVDPRQLVEDLKIAQYRTRDGRPVTIGNDPSIMPGGEDTYQSYGIPWANLSNSPFRLYKHFTHEGGIATPLIVHWPEEVEAGGIRHVPGQLPDIMATILDITGAEYPAARDGHAIPPCEGVSLRPSFRQDVTREEPLFWEHEGNAAMRDGKWKLVRRYPGPWELYDMEADRTEMHDMAGQHPDRVERMAAGWQEWADRCGVIPREKILEIMKAQGVEAFWEEDA from the coding sequence ATGAACCAGCCGAACATCGTTCTGATCCTCAATGACGACATGGGATATTCCGATATCGGCTGTTACGGCGGCGAGGTTGAGACCCCCAACCTGGACCGGCTGGCGCAAAACGGTCTGCGCTATTCGCAATTCTACAACACCGCCCGCTGCTCGCCCTCGCGCGCATCGCTGATGACCGGCCTGCATCCGCATCAGACCGGCATCGGCGTGCTGACCTACAGCATCGGCCCCGAGGGCTATGTCGGCAACCTGGTCGATGAATGCATCACCATTCCCGAACTGCTGAAATCACGCGGCTATCGCACCTACATGTCCGGCAAATGGCATGTCGCGGCGGATCTGGAGAAACCCAACGGCGCATGGCCAACCGAACGGGGCTTCGACGAATTCTACGGCACGGTGATCGGCGCGGGCAGCTTCTATCACCCCAATACCCTCACCCGCGGGCTGGAGAATGTCGAGCATGAGGCGGTCGGGAACCCGGAATTCTTCTATACCGACGCGATCTCGGACCAGGCGGCGGATTATGTGCGCGGGCACAAGGCCGCTCATGCCGATCAACCCTTCTTCATGTATGTCGCCTATACCGCGCCGCATTGGCCCCTGCACGCGCATGACGAGGATATCGCCCGCTACAAGGGCCGCTTCGACGCCGGTTGGGATCGGCTGCGCGAGGAACGGCTGGACCGGCTGGTGCGCGCCGGGCTGATCGACGCGTCGTGGCAGCTGACCGATCGCGATCCGTCGCAACCGCCCTTCGAGGAGGCCGGGAACAAGGAATGGCTGTGCCGGCTGATGGAGGTCTATGCCGCGCAGATCGACCGGATGGACCAGGGCATCGGGCGGATATTGGAGGCGCTGGAACAGAACGGCCAGATGGACAACACGATCATCGTCTTTCTGTCGGATAATGGCGGCTGCGCCGAGGATATCCCCGAGGATGTCGATCCCCGGCAACTGGTCGAGGATCTGAAGATCGCCCAGTACCGGACCCGCGACGGCCGCCCGGTCACCATCGGCAACGATCCGTCGATCATGCCGGGGGGCGAGGACACCTATCAAAGCTATGGCATCCCCTGGGCCAACCTGTCCAATTCACCATTCCGGCTCTACAAGCATTTTACCCATGAGGGCGGGATCGCCACACCGCTGATCGTGCATTGGCCCGAAGAGGTCGAAGCAGGCGGTATCCGTCATGTTCCCGGTCAGCTGCCCGATATCATGGCGACGATCCTGGACATCACCGGGGCCGAATATCCGGCAGCGCGCGACGGCCATGCCATCCCGCCCTGCGAAGGCGTCAGCCTTCGCCCCTCGTTCCGGCAGGACGTCACGCGCGAGGAACCGCTGTTCTGGGAACACGAGGGCAATGCCGCCATGCGCGACGGCAAGTGGAAACTGGTCCGCCGCTATCCCGGCCCATGGGAGCTTTACGACATGGAGGCCGACCGGACCGAGATGCATGACATGGCCGGGCAGCATCCCGACCGGGTCGAGCGGATGGCGGCCGGCTGGCAGGAATGGGCGGATCGCTGCGGGGTGATCCCGCGCGAGAAGATCCTTGAAATCATGAAAGCACAGGGCGTCGAAGCGTTCTGGGAAGAGGATGCCTGA
- a CDS encoding formylglycine-generating enzyme family protein, with protein MGKDGEGKTCCGASRAMLSSDPMERDAWFLQQAEEVSRAPASVTDELRGRLKPIPGGIYEMGARRSSFPADLDSPRRKVKVSPFLMSPHSVTNADYARFVEASGYLTVAEQEGWSFVFHLFLADRAAWPISPPGLRWWRRVDGACWSAPEGPGSDITGREDHPAVHIAWYDALAYCNWAGLRLPREAEWERAARGGLVKRKFPWGDEMMPGGAFAMNTFQGKFPDLNTAEDGWPGTAPVDAFEANGHGMFNMTGNVWEWVQDRFGPRPPAGRLPETDPAGPTEGHARVQRGGSYLCHASYCDRYHVHSRTRNDPDSSTGNCGFRVAADP; from the coding sequence ATGGGCAAGGATGGCGAAGGGAAAACCTGTTGTGGCGCATCGCGTGCCATGCTGTCATCCGATCCGATGGAGCGCGATGCATGGTTCCTGCAGCAGGCCGAAGAGGTCAGCCGCGCCCCGGCAAGCGTGACCGATGAATTGCGCGGGCGGCTGAAGCCGATCCCCGGCGGAATCTACGAGATGGGCGCCCGCCGTTCGAGCTTTCCGGCGGATCTGGACAGCCCGCGGCGCAAGGTGAAGGTCTCGCCCTTCCTGATGTCGCCCCATAGCGTGACCAATGCCGATTATGCCCGCTTCGTCGAGGCCAGCGGCTACCTGACCGTGGCCGAGCAGGAGGGCTGGAGTTTTGTCTTCCACCTTTTCCTGGCCGACCGGGCGGCATGGCCGATCAGCCCGCCGGGGCTTCGCTGGTGGCGCAGGGTGGATGGCGCCTGCTGGTCGGCGCCCGAGGGGCCAGGTTCGGACATCACCGGTCGCGAGGACCATCCGGCCGTGCATATCGCCTGGTATGACGCGCTGGCCTATTGCAACTGGGCGGGGCTGCGCCTGCCGCGCGAAGCCGAATGGGAGCGGGCGGCCCGCGGCGGGCTGGTCAAGCGCAAGTTCCCCTGGGGCGACGAGATGATGCCTGGCGGTGCCTTCGCGATGAACACCTTTCAGGGAAAATTCCCGGATCTGAACACCGCCGAGGATGGCTGGCCCGGCACCGCCCCCGTCGATGCCTTCGAGGCGAATGGCCATGGCATGTTCAACATGACCGGCAATGTCTGGGAATGGGTGCAGGACCGCTTCGGCCCACGCCCCCCGGCGGGACGCCTGCCCGAGACCGATCCCGCCGGACCCACCGAGGGCCATGCGCGGGTCCAGCGCGGCGGGTCATATCTGTGCCATGCCAGCTATTGCGACCGCTATCATGTCCATTCCCGGACCCGCAACGACCCCGACAGCTCGACCGGGAATTGCGGTTTCCGGGTGGCCGCCGATCCGTAA
- a CDS encoding TRAP transporter large permease codes for MSWQAAALLLGGGVMFLMALGTPVVIAFLTVNLIGAVAFMGGLGGIDQLIANATSSITSFALVPVPLFILMGELLFHTGMAVRVFDALDKILGAIRARLAYLTVIGGTIFATLSGSSIANTAMLGSTLMPDMEKRGYKKSLIMGPIIATGSIAMIIPPSSLAVLLGSLAKIDVGALLLAGVVPGIILSVMYLAVIRLHVWIDPEAAPPVSPVSVPTREKALAMLRDVAPMGLVIFAVIGLIILGVASPTESAAFGVLAVAILALFYGKLRWPAVEKALWGTLSVSVMMLVIILASSTFSQLLAFSGASAGLVAWMAGFELGPHATLLAMLAVLVLLGMFMDQLSIMMLTLPIFMPLIAMQGIDPLQFGIIMLLALELSLATPPFGLLLFVMLGVAPKGTSIWEVVRACLPYLACTLVLILTLIWLPGLIIWQ; via the coding sequence ATGAGCTGGCAAGCGGCGGCGCTGCTTTTGGGTGGCGGAGTCATGTTCCTGATGGCCCTGGGCACGCCCGTGGTCATCGCCTTCCTGACGGTCAACCTGATCGGCGCGGTGGCCTTCATGGGCGGGCTGGGCGGGATCGACCAGCTGATCGCCAATGCGACCTCCTCGATCACCTCTTTCGCGCTGGTCCCGGTGCCGCTCTTCATCCTGATGGGAGAGCTGCTGTTCCATACCGGCATGGCGGTGCGGGTCTTCGACGCGCTGGACAAGATCCTTGGCGCGATCCGGGCGCGGCTGGCCTATCTGACGGTGATCGGCGGCACGATCTTCGCCACGCTGTCAGGCAGTTCGATCGCCAATACCGCCATGCTCGGCTCGACCCTGATGCCCGACATGGAAAAGCGCGGCTACAAGAAAAGCCTGATCATGGGCCCGATCATCGCCACCGGCAGCATCGCGATGATCATCCCGCCCTCGTCGCTGGCGGTGCTGTTGGGCTCGCTGGCCAAGATCGATGTCGGCGCGTTGCTTCTGGCGGGCGTGGTGCCGGGGATCATCCTGTCGGTCATGTATCTGGCGGTGATCCGGCTGCATGTCTGGATCGACCCCGAGGCCGCGCCGCCGGTCTCGCCTGTCTCGGTGCCGACCCGCGAAAAGGCGCTGGCGATGCTTCGCGATGTCGCGCCGATGGGGCTGGTGATCTTCGCCGTGATCGGGCTGATCATCCTCGGCGTGGCCAGCCCGACCGAATCCGCCGCCTTCGGGGTGCTGGCAGTGGCAATCCTGGCGCTGTTCTATGGCAAGCTGCGCTGGCCGGCGGTCGAGAAGGCCCTATGGGGCACATTGTCGGTCTCGGTCATGATGCTGGTGATCATCCTCGCCTCCTCGACCTTCTCGCAACTTCTGGCCTTTTCCGGCGCCTCTGCGGGGCTGGTCGCATGGATGGCGGGATTCGAGCTTGGACCGCATGCCACCTTGCTCGCCATGCTGGCGGTGCTGGTCCTGCTCGGGATGTTCATGGACCAGTTGTCGATCATGATGCTGACCCTGCCGATCTTCATGCCGCTGATCGCCATGCAGGGGATCGATCCGCTGCAATTCGGCATCATCATGCTGCTGGCGCTGGAGCTGAGCCTTGCCACGCCGCCCTTCGGGTTGCTGCTGTTCGTCATGCTCGGAGTGGCACCGAAAGGCACCTCCATCTGGGAGGTCGTGCGCGCCTGCCTGCCCTACCTGGCCTGCACGCTGGTCCTGATCCTCACCCTGATCTGGCTGCCCGGGCTGATCATCTGGCAATAG
- a CDS encoding TRAP transporter small permease: MMAILGKLYSGLIHLLAGFAVISLLVATGLILGDVTMRFLGLGSIRASSTLIEYALLFATMLGAPWLMRRRGHITVTSLVELLPPTGRKFAGALALAISTLTLLILGWRSAMVGYDKWLRGGMDVRSIAVPEWISYGILATGFILMGTECLRLILQRRFEPQGSVSA, encoded by the coding sequence ATGATGGCCATTCTGGGCAAGCTGTATTCGGGCCTGATTCACCTGCTAGCGGGATTTGCCGTGATCTCGCTTCTGGTGGCAACCGGGCTGATCCTTGGCGATGTGACAATGCGCTTTCTGGGGCTGGGCTCCATCCGGGCCTCGAGCACGCTGATCGAATATGCGCTGCTCTTCGCGACCATGCTTGGGGCGCCATGGCTGATGCGCCGGCGCGGGCATATCACCGTCACCTCGCTGGTCGAGCTGCTCCCGCCCACAGGCCGGAAATTCGCCGGGGCGCTGGCCCTCGCCATCTCGACGCTCACGCTGCTGATCCTCGGCTGGCGCTCGGCGATGGTCGGATATGACAAGTGGTTGCGGGGCGGCATGGATGTCCGGTCCATCGCGGTGCCGGAATGGATTTCTTACGGCATCCTCGCCACCGGCTTCATCCTGATGGGCACCGAATGCCTGCGGCTGATCCTGCAACGACGTTTCGAGCCGCAGGGCTCGGTCTCGGCATAG
- the dctP gene encoding TRAP transporter substrate-binding protein DctP, with translation MKPPRQMFRLFAASGLVALMGSAAAYAETTLKAVSAFPPNLAFAQSFQGFVELVNERGKGVVQIQMMGGPEVFPPNQQIDAVSRGIVDMQYGPATYSIGSLPEAYAFVGGTVDPVETRENGGLEVMREAMLEKLGVYLLGRPDSDIRFYIYTVGEPKRTEDGGVDLSGMQLRALPIYNKFFESLGAVPISVPVPDVYTGLERNTFDGLGFPMIGIRDLSWDKFLKYRIDPGFFQGDLSIVLNPEAWEGLAPEAQELLTQAAADWEVQSGEHFTELAKETEAELAEAGVETFQLEGEAAEAFLDAAYDTSWQALEDSGSAYYDRLRETFYDR, from the coding sequence ATGAAACCCCCCCGCCAGATGTTCAGACTATTCGCCGCCAGCGGCCTCGTCGCGCTTATGGGCAGCGCGGCGGCTTATGCCGAAACCACGCTCAAGGCCGTCTCGGCCTTTCCGCCGAACCTTGCCTTCGCGCAGAGCTTCCAGGGCTTCGTCGAACTGGTGAACGAACGCGGCAAGGGCGTGGTGCAGATCCAGATGATGGGCGGGCCCGAGGTCTTTCCGCCCAACCAGCAAATCGACGCCGTCAGCCGTGGCATCGTCGATATGCAATACGGCCCCGCCACCTACTCCATCGGCTCGCTGCCCGAGGCCTATGCCTTTGTCGGCGGCACCGTCGATCCGGTGGAAACCCGCGAGAATGGCGGGCTGGAAGTGATGCGCGAGGCGATGCTCGAGAAGCTGGGCGTCTATCTGCTTGGCCGCCCGGATTCGGATATTCGCTTCTATATCTACACCGTCGGCGAGCCAAAGCGCACCGAGGATGGCGGCGTGGACCTGTCGGGCATGCAGCTTCGCGCCCTGCCGATCTATAACAAGTTCTTCGAATCCCTTGGCGCGGTGCCGATCTCGGTTCCGGTGCCCGATGTCTATACCGGGCTGGAGCGGAACACCTTCGACGGGCTGGGCTTTCCGATGATCGGGATACGCGATTTGTCCTGGGACAAGTTCCTGAAATACCGCATCGATCCGGGTTTCTTCCAGGGCGATCTGTCGATCGTGCTCAATCCCGAAGCCTGGGAGGGGCTGGCGCCCGAGGCACAAGAGTTGCTGACACAGGCCGCCGCCGATTGGGAAGTCCAGAGCGGCGAACATTTCACGGAACTGGCCAAGGAAACCGAGGCCGAGCTTGCCGAAGCCGGGGTCGAGACCTTCCAGCTTGAAGGCGAGGCCGCCGAGGCATTCCTCGATGCCGCCTATGACACTTCGTGGCAGGCATTGGAGGATTCGGGGTCGGCCTATTACGACCGGCTGCGCGAAACCTTCTACGATCGCTGA
- a CDS encoding 3-hydroxybutyryl-CoA dehydrogenase has translation MSRRPVLCLGAGRMGRGIAHAMAHGGHDVRLLDMKPRDPADFRRLKDEALAEIGSSLSMVADLGGFDPALVGDILGRVSVHPADRAEAAFAGAELIFEAVPETHDAKAAAFALVDRHAESDAILASTTSTMLATELAGLTALPGRTLNAHWLNPAFLVPLVEISPSDQTEPDTLARLERILEQLGKVPVRCKASPGYIVPRIQALAMNEAARLVEEGVASAEDVDRAVKYGFGLRFGVLGLLEFIDWGGGDILFHASRYMTQATGEQRFAAPAIVNDKMENGQIGLRTGQGFFDYSDRDIDAYRRERLGAFLAAVRNAGLWNQPVTSADEPRRSPPEQ, from the coding sequence ATGAGCCGGCGGCCGGTCCTCTGCCTCGGCGCGGGCCGGATGGGCCGGGGGATCGCCCATGCCATGGCGCATGGCGGGCATGATGTCCGGCTTCTGGACATGAAACCCCGCGATCCGGCGGATTTCCGGCGCCTGAAAGACGAGGCGCTGGCCGAAATCGGCAGCAGCCTGAGCATGGTCGCGGATCTGGGCGGGTTCGATCCCGCGCTTGTCGGTGACATCCTTGGCCGGGTCTCGGTCCACCCGGCGGATCGGGCCGAGGCCGCTTTTGCCGGGGCCGAGCTGATCTTCGAGGCGGTGCCGGAAACCCACGACGCCAAGGCCGCCGCTTTTGCGCTGGTGGATCGCCACGCGGAAAGCGACGCGATCCTTGCCTCGACCACCTCCACCATGCTGGCAACCGAACTGGCGGGCCTGACCGCCCTGCCCGGCCGGACGCTGAACGCGCATTGGCTCAACCCCGCCTTCCTCGTGCCGCTGGTCGAGATCAGCCCGAGCGACCAGACCGAGCCCGACACCCTCGCCCGGCTGGAACGGATCCTCGAACAGCTTGGCAAGGTTCCGGTGCGCTGCAAGGCTTCGCCCGGCTATATCGTCCCGCGCATCCAGGCATTGGCGATGAACGAGGCGGCGCGGCTGGTCGAAGAGGGCGTGGCCAGCGCCGAAGACGTCGACCGCGCGGTGAAATACGGCTTCGGCCTGCGCTTCGGGGTTCTGGGGCTGTTGGAATTCATCGATTGGGGCGGTGGCGACATCCTGTTTCACGCCAGCCGCTACATGACGCAGGCGACCGGGGAGCAGCGCTTTGCCGCCCCCGCCATCGTCAATGACAAGATGGAGAACGGCCAGATCGGTCTGCGGACCGGACAGGGCTTCTTTGATTACTCGGACCGCGACATCGACGCCTATCGCCGCGAACGGCTTGGGGCGTTCCTGGCGGCGGTCCGCAATGCGGGACTGTGGAACCAGCCCGTCACGAGCGCGGATGAGCCGCGCCGATCCCCGCCAGAACAATGA
- a CDS encoding NAD/NADP-dependent octopine/nopaline dehydrogenase family protein, giving the protein MKIAVIGGGNGCFAAVADFAEAGHQIGWWRRNGPQSDASELTLIDHKGSREIAVRATDDLAAALDGAELIFIPTPAFSQEDIARSLAPHLRDGQVIFLAPGSFGSLRMAQILREAGCSADIALAETGTLPWLARKQGPDAVRITTRASRLPTGVFPARLTDRALEIIGRAFPGVIERSEDALSGALMNAGPIIHPPLILMNAGPIEHFDRWDIHNEGTQPSIRRIHDALDGERITLRETLGYTAPHFPLRDHYETDQWMYGNLAHDKLVGSGDWHEKLNLDDHRYMSEDIAYGLALLVSVADWAGVDVPVAKGLLALASAVTGRDLRHGPRTIEAMGLSGLSRAEMTELLQGGKLSLAGAAA; this is encoded by the coding sequence ATGAAGATAGCAGTGATAGGCGGAGGGAATGGGTGTTTTGCCGCCGTGGCGGATTTCGCCGAGGCCGGGCATCAGATTGGCTGGTGGCGGCGTAACGGGCCGCAATCCGACGCATCCGAGCTGACCCTGATCGACCACAAGGGCAGCCGCGAGATTGCCGTCCGGGCGACCGATGATCTGGCAGCGGCGCTGGACGGCGCCGAGCTGATCTTTATCCCGACGCCCGCCTTCTCGCAGGAAGATATCGCCCGCAGCCTTGCCCCGCATCTGCGGGACGGGCAGGTGATCTTCCTCGCCCCCGGCAGTTTCGGCAGCCTGCGCATGGCGCAAATCCTGCGCGAGGCCGGTTGCAGCGCCGATATCGCGCTGGCCGAAACCGGCACCTTGCCATGGCTCGCGCGCAAGCAGGGGCCGGATGCCGTGCGCATCACCACCCGCGCCTCGCGCCTGCCGACCGGTGTCTTTCCCGCAAGGCTGACCGATCGCGCCCTGGAGATTATAGGACGCGCCTTTCCCGGCGTGATCGAACGGTCCGAGGACGCATTGTCCGGCGCGCTGATGAATGCCGGGCCGATCATCCACCCGCCGCTGATCCTGATGAATGCCGGACCGATCGAGCATTTCGACCGTTGGGATATCCATAACGAGGGCACGCAACCCTCGATCCGCCGAATCCATGACGCGCTGGACGGGGAACGCATCACCCTGCGCGAGACGCTTGGATATACCGCCCCGCATTTCCCGCTGCGAGATCATTACGAGACCGACCAGTGGATGTATGGCAACCTGGCCCATGACAAGCTGGTGGGCTCGGGCGATTGGCATGAAAAGCTGAATCTCGACGATCACCGCTACATGAGCGAAGACATCGCCTATGGCCTTGCGCTGCTGGTCTCGGTCGCCGATTGGGCCGGGGTCGATGTGCCGGTGGCCAAGGGGCTGCTGGCGCTGGCCTCTGCGGTGACCGGGCGGGATCTGCGCCACGGGCCGCGCACGATCGAGGCGATGGGTCTGTCGGGCCTGAGCCGGGCCGAGATGACCGAGCTTTTGCAGGGTGGCAAGCTGTCACTGGCCGGGGCGGCGGCATGA
- a CDS encoding SDR family oxidoreductase, producing MSDYTAVITGGNKGIGADLAQAMRGRGWHVVSIARHRSGAEGIEEVTADLADQQAVTQTAAEIAARHRVTHLVHNAGIILPNLIEDARVEEMQTLTQLHLGAALQLLQAFLPAMKERGFGRVLFNGSRAALGAKTRTSYSASKAGIIGMARTWALELAPHGITVNVVAPGPVQTDNFWGIVPKGSDAESDLAARLPVGRLGTVEDITRAFMFFAEPEAGFVSGQTLYVCGGASIGGVPI from the coding sequence ATGAGCGATTACACGGCCGTCATCACCGGCGGAAACAAGGGCATCGGCGCCGATCTGGCGCAGGCGATGCGGGGGCGGGGCTGGCATGTCGTCTCGATCGCGCGGCACCGATCCGGGGCCGAGGGGATCGAGGAGGTCACCGCCGATCTGGCCGATCAGCAGGCCGTGACCCAAACCGCAGCCGAGATCGCCGCGCGGCACCGGGTGACGCATCTGGTCCATAATGCCGGGATCATCCTGCCCAACCTGATCGAGGATGCCCGCGTCGAAGAGATGCAGACCCTCACCCAGCTTCACTTGGGCGCGGCACTGCAATTACTACAGGCCTTCCTGCCCGCGATGAAAGAGCGGGGTTTCGGGCGAGTGCTGTTCAACGGCTCTCGCGCGGCGCTCGGGGCGAAGACGCGGACATCCTATTCGGCCAGCAAGGCGGGCATCATCGGCATGGCCCGGACATGGGCGCTGGAGCTTGCCCCGCATGGGATCACCGTCAATGTCGTCGCCCCCGGTCCGGTGCAGACCGACAATTTCTGGGGCATCGTCCCGAAAGGCAGCGATGCCGAAAGCGACCTTGCCGCGCGCCTGCCGGTCGGACGGCTCGGCACGGTCGAGGATATCACCCGCGCCTTCATGTTCTTTGCCGAACCCGAGGCCGGGTTCGTCTCCGGGCAAACGCTTTATGTTTGCGGCGGCGCGAGTATCGGCGGGGTGCCGATCTAG
- a CDS encoding cyclase family protein: protein MTGILAQLSGALALGRVEVVDLTHRLTPDFPVMVLPAEFAQCAAFRKTEVSAYDHRGPAWRWNEITMNEHTGTHFDAPSHWITGRDVPNGATDSIPVRNFVGPVVVIDFTAEAAADEDALLEVAHIHAWEDLHGRVPADCWVFLRTDWSKRQGAAYLNLREDGAHSPGPSPEAIRFLVEERDIRGFGTETVGTDAGQAGHLDPPYPAHATLHGAGRYGLQCMCDLDRLPAAGAILLAAPLKIENGSGSPLRVLALIEKEG, encoded by the coding sequence ATGACCGGCATACTCGCGCAATTATCCGGCGCGCTCGCCTTGGGCCGGGTCGAGGTAGTTGACCTCACCCACCGGCTGACCCCGGATTTCCCGGTCATGGTCCTGCCAGCGGAATTCGCCCAATGCGCGGCCTTCCGCAAGACCGAGGTCAGCGCCTATGACCATCGCGGCCCGGCATGGCGCTGGAACGAGATCACCATGAACGAGCATACCGGCACGCATTTCGACGCGCCAAGCCATTGGATCACCGGCCGGGACGTGCCCAATGGCGCCACCGACTCTATCCCGGTGCGCAATTTCGTCGGCCCGGTCGTGGTGATCGATTTCACCGCAGAGGCCGCAGCGGACGAGGATGCACTTCTGGAGGTCGCGCATATCCACGCATGGGAGGATCTCCACGGACGGGTCCCCGCCGATTGCTGGGTCTTTCTGCGCACCGACTGGTCGAAACGCCAGGGCGCGGCCTATCTGAACCTGCGCGAGGATGGCGCGCATTCCCCCGGCCCCTCGCCCGAGGCGATCCGCTTCCTGGTCGAGGAACGCGACATCCGCGGCTTCGGAACCGAGACGGTGGGAACCGATGCCGGGCAGGCGGGGCATCTGGATCCGCCCTACCCGGCCCATGCCACCCTGCATGGCGCGGGGCGCTACGGGCTGCAATGCATGTGCGATCTGGACCGGTTGCCGGCGGCCGGGGCCATCCTGCTCGCGGCGCCACTCAAGATCGAGAACGGCTCTGGCAGTCCGCTGCGGGTGCTGGCACTGATCGAGAAGGAGGGCTGA
- a CDS encoding SDR family NAD(P)-dependent oxidoreductase produces MTKPLQPPPKKNPLKRTRVPVSPPGTRSRAATGLSVMAAEGRFALQHCADCGRIQYPPRDLCRSCLSEALEWRDTDPMGQLIAETTIRATPDTHFRDRLPIRIGTVLLDAGPSLICRLHGDVSGDDRVRVINRIDAAGQAILLALPLKEVPHMQDDPALRALSCDPRHRRVLITDARAPEAPALARALQKAGASHIFLGLPEAWKPFPARRELEEIGNCSIMPLDVTDIDSARELAAQIGGKTDILINNARFIRPGGALARPDTIFARQEIETGCLGLMRLAQTFGRAMVARGEDGVNNATAWVNILPIGALVPQPVHGMTSATGAAALAMSHGMRADMRGSGVRVMNLYTGPVDDEWHQELPPPKVTPSALARAIVSALIAGQEEATAGEIARDLHARWRDDPALAIREALAK; encoded by the coding sequence ATGACCAAACCCCTGCAACCACCGCCGAAAAAGAACCCGCTCAAGCGGACGCGGGTGCCGGTTTCGCCGCCCGGAACCCGGTCTCGCGCCGCGACCGGCCTGAGCGTCATGGCCGCCGAGGGCCGGTTCGCGCTGCAACATTGCGCCGATTGCGGGCGCATCCAGTATCCGCCCCGCGACCTGTGCCGCAGCTGCCTGTCCGAAGCGCTGGAATGGCGTGATACCGATCCGATGGGCCAGTTGATCGCCGAAACCACGATCCGCGCCACCCCCGACACGCATTTCCGCGACCGGCTGCCGATCCGCATCGGCACGGTGCTTCTGGATGCCGGGCCATCGCTGATCTGCCGGTTGCATGGCGATGTCTCGGGCGATGACCGGGTGCGGGTGATCAACCGCATCGACGCTGCCGGCCAGGCGATCCTGCTCGCCCTGCCCCTCAAGGAGGTCCCCCATATGCAAGACGATCCCGCCCTGCGCGCCCTGTCCTGCGATCCGCGCCACCGCCGCGTGCTGATCACCGACGCCCGCGCGCCCGAGGCTCCCGCCCTCGCCCGCGCCTTGCAAAAGGCCGGTGCATCGCACATCTTCCTGGGCCTGCCCGAAGCGTGGAAACCCTTCCCCGCCCGCCGCGAGCTGGAAGAGATCGGGAATTGCAGCATCATGCCGCTGGACGTGACCGATATCGACTCGGCCCGGGAGCTGGCCGCCCAGATCGGCGGCAAGACCGATATCCTGATCAACAATGCCCGCTTCATCCGCCCGGGCGGCGCGTTGGCGCGCCCGGACACGATCTTCGCAAGACAGGAAATCGAGACCGGCTGCCTTGGCCTGATGCGGCTGGCGCAGACATTCGGCCGCGCCATGGTCGCGCGGGGCGAGGACGGAGTGAACAACGCCACCGCATGGGTCAATATCCTGCCCATCGGCGCGCTGGTGCCTCAGCCCGTCCATGGCATGACCTCGGCCACGGGCGCCGCCGCGCTGGCGATGTCGCATGGCATGCGCGCCGATATGCGTGGCAGCGGCGTACGGGTGATGAACCTCTATACCGGGCCGGTGGACGACGAATGGCACCAGGAATTGCCGCCCCCGAAAGTGACGCCCTCGGCGCTGGCCCGCGCGATCGTCTCGGCCTTGATCGCTGGGCAGGAAGAGGCAACGGCCGGAGAGATCGCCCGCGACCTCCATGCCCGCTGGCGCGACGACCCGGCTCTGGCCATCCGCGAAGCACTGGCGAAATGA